Proteins found in one Methylobacterium sp. CB376 genomic segment:
- a CDS encoding retropepsin-like aspartic protease family protein codes for MPGAAGVALLLLAAGAGVAALARGDIGGWSPPEVATGLGAAAALLVILSGIVRQFRIGIGEGLGALLVWLCLGAGAAGLYAWRDQARDFAFRVFGELAAGEPVVTPGGEVVIARRADGGFTLRARANGREQVFAFDTGASAVVLTAESAAALGLHPRPEAFVVMVQTANGRAAAAPVILDSLAVGPIREERVPALVTRPGTLGLNLLGMTFLERLASYEVRGSRLILRGARPG; via the coding sequence ATGCCGGGCGCCGCCGGTGTCGCCCTGCTCCTCCTCGCCGCGGGGGCCGGCGTCGCGGCCCTGGCGCGGGGCGACATCGGCGGGTGGAGCCCGCCGGAGGTCGCGACCGGGCTCGGCGCCGCGGCGGCGCTCCTGGTGATCCTGAGCGGCATCGTCCGGCAGTTCCGGATCGGGATCGGGGAGGGTCTGGGCGCCCTCCTGGTCTGGCTCTGCCTGGGCGCCGGCGCGGCCGGGCTCTACGCGTGGCGCGACCAGGCCCGGGACTTCGCCTTCCGGGTCTTCGGCGAGCTGGCGGCGGGCGAGCCGGTGGTGACGCCGGGCGGGGAGGTGGTGATCGCGCGGCGCGCCGATGGCGGCTTCACCCTGAGGGCGCGGGCGAATGGCCGCGAGCAGGTCTTCGCCTTCGACACCGGGGCGAGCGCGGTGGTCCTCACCGCCGAGAGCGCGGCCGCGCTCGGCCTGCATCCCCGGCCGGAGGCGTTCGTCGTGATGGTCCAGACCGCGAACGGCCGCGCCGCCGCCGCCCCGGTCATCCTCGACAGCCTCGCGGTCGGGCCGATCCGCGAGGAGCGGGTGCCCGCCCTGGTGACGCGGCCCGGGACCCTCGGCCTCAACCTCCTCGGCATGACCTTCCTGGAGCGCCTCGCCTCCTACGAGGTGCGCGGCAGCCGGCTGATCCTGCGCGGCGCCCGGCCCGGCTGA
- a CDS encoding TerC family protein, which yields MVELLSVAWLGKPIWMWLLFHAVIVLLLAFDLGLLHRDSNREIGVKESLLLTAFYLSLGLLFGGWIWWYLGPQAGQEYIAGLVVEKSLSMDNVFVIAVIFGFLGIPRVAQHRVLLWGILAAVLLRGLMIGLGAALVHEAEWVLTFFAAFLIYAGARMLFSGAEEDDEGETANRFAAFMRCRFRVTPDLHGHRFTVRLPDPKTGRMVRWFTPLALALVLVNGADVIFAVDSVPAIFAITTDTYVVYTSNIFAILGLRALYFALAAMVDRFAYLKTALALILIFIGTKIVVADTFGWIDIEPWVSLVVTVSLLAVGIAYSLWRTREAPHPIVEEPVERRAVRG from the coding sequence ATGGTCGAACTCCTCTCCGTCGCATGGCTCGGCAAGCCGATCTGGATGTGGCTCCTGTTCCACGCCGTGATCGTGCTGCTCCTCGCCTTCGATCTCGGCCTGCTGCACCGTGACAGCAACCGCGAGATCGGTGTGAAGGAGAGCTTGCTGCTCACCGCCTTCTATCTCAGCCTCGGTTTGCTCTTCGGCGGCTGGATCTGGTGGTATCTTGGGCCACAGGCGGGGCAGGAATACATCGCCGGATTGGTCGTCGAGAAATCGCTCTCGATGGACAACGTTTTCGTCATCGCGGTGATCTTCGGGTTCCTGGGCATCCCGCGGGTCGCGCAGCACCGGGTCCTGCTCTGGGGCATCCTGGCGGCGGTGCTGCTGCGCGGTCTGATGATCGGGCTGGGCGCGGCGCTGGTGCACGAGGCGGAGTGGGTGCTGACCTTCTTCGCGGCGTTCCTGATCTACGCGGGCGCCCGCATGCTGTTCTCGGGGGCCGAGGAGGACGACGAGGGCGAGACGGCGAACCGCTTCGCCGCCTTCATGCGCTGCCGCTTCCGGGTGACGCCGGACCTGCACGGCCACCGCTTCACGGTGCGCCTGCCCGACCCGAAGACCGGCCGGATGGTGCGCTGGTTCACGCCGCTGGCCCTGGCCCTGGTCCTGGTCAACGGCGCCGACGTGATCTTCGCGGTCGACAGCGTCCCGGCGATCTTCGCCATCACCACCGACACCTACGTGGTCTATACCTCGAACATCTTCGCGATCCTGGGCCTGCGCGCGCTCTACTTCGCGCTCGCCGCGATGGTCGACCGCTTCGCCTATCTGAAGACGGCGCTGGCGCTGATCCTGATCTTCATCGGCACGAAGATCGTGGTGGCCGACACCTTCGGCTGGATCGACATCGAGCCCTGGGTGTCGCTGGTCGTGACCGTGTCCCTGCTGGCCGTCGGGATCGCCTACAGCCTGTGGCGCACCCGCGAGGCGCCCCATCCGATCGTCGAGGAGCCGGTCGAGCGGCGGGCGGTGCGGGGGTAG
- a CDS encoding urease accessory protein UreE: MLRATTIVRKPAVRPDAVADTITLDHAARLRREGAFTAEKGLAFRLDLARAAGLEDGDALRLEDGRLVRIAAAAESLLEVRAENPLRLTRLAWQLGSNHVALEVTAEALYVKADPVVADLVRGQGCLASAVERPFRPEREVVAHDHSQCGHDHSHDHHHHEPHAQDHRGQEHHGQEHQGQAHQGQAHHGHDHHRHDHGHDHGHAHHHDHGHSHGH, encoded by the coding sequence ATGCTGCGCGCCACCACCATCGTCCGCAAGCCCGCCGTCCGGCCGGATGCCGTGGCGGACACCATCACCCTCGACCACGCCGCCCGCCTCCGGCGCGAGGGCGCGTTCACGGCCGAGAAGGGGCTCGCCTTCCGGCTCGACCTCGCCCGCGCGGCGGGGCTGGAGGACGGCGACGCCCTGCGCCTGGAGGATGGCCGGCTGGTGCGGATCGCCGCCGCCGCCGAGAGCCTGCTGGAGGTGCGCGCCGAGAACCCGCTGCGCCTGACCCGCCTCGCCTGGCAGCTCGGCAGCAACCACGTCGCCCTCGAAGTCACCGCCGAGGCGCTCTACGTGAAGGCCGACCCGGTCGTCGCGGATCTGGTGCGCGGGCAGGGCTGCCTCGCGAGCGCCGTCGAGCGCCCGTTCCGCCCCGAGCGCGAGGTCGTGGCGCACGACCACAGCCAGTGCGGCCACGATCACTCCCACGACCACCATCACCACGAACCGCACGCCCAGGATCACCGCGGGCAAGAGCACCACGGGCAAGAGCATCAGGGGCAAGCGCATCAGGGGCAAGCGCATCACGGGCACGACCACCATCGTCACGACCACGGGCATGACCACGGGCACGCGCACCACCACGACCACGGCCACTCCCACGGGCACTGA
- a CDS encoding MFS transporter yields MSASLPSSAHPPRPLLHNSDFRLFGLARFLTGLAYQMQAVAVGWFVYDLTRSALALGLVGLASFAPAILGALVTGHVADTYDRRRIAALAYALIASSAAGLLALALSRHPPVWPVYALMVLTGGARAFANPATQALMPTLVPREQFGAAIAWNSSIWQSASVSGPALGGLLYALGPSVVFGLSAACFAVAAVAVGGIRPRPAAAGRGPVSWATLLAGLTYIRSQPVVLGAITLDLVAVLLGGATALLPIYAQEVLRVGPLGLGLLRSMPAAGGVAMAVVLAHRPLARRAGQRLLLAVAVFGVATVGFGLSTSLPLSMACLFVTGAADMVSVYVRQSLVQGETPDAMRGRVAAVNTVFIGASNELGEFESGTLAALVGAVPAVVAGGVATVLVAGLWGRLFPALRRRDHLLT; encoded by the coding sequence ATGTCCGCGTCCCTCCCATCCTCCGCGCATCCTCCCCGTCCCCTGCTCCACAATTCCGACTTCCGCCTGTTCGGCCTCGCCCGGTTCCTGACGGGCCTCGCCTACCAGATGCAGGCGGTGGCCGTGGGCTGGTTCGTCTACGACCTGACCCGCAGCGCGCTCGCGCTCGGCCTCGTCGGGCTCGCGAGCTTCGCGCCGGCGATCCTCGGGGCGCTGGTGACGGGCCACGTGGCCGACACCTATGACCGGCGCCGCATCGCCGCCCTCGCCTACGCGCTCATCGCCTCCTCGGCGGCCGGCCTGCTGGCCCTCGCCCTGTCCCGGCACCCCCCGGTCTGGCCGGTCTACGCCCTGATGGTGCTGACGGGCGGCGCCCGGGCCTTCGCCAACCCGGCGACGCAGGCCCTGATGCCGACGCTGGTGCCGCGCGAGCAGTTCGGCGCCGCCATCGCGTGGAACTCCTCGATCTGGCAGAGCGCGTCCGTGTCCGGCCCCGCCCTCGGCGGCCTCCTCTACGCGCTCGGCCCCTCGGTGGTGTTCGGGCTCTCCGCCGCCTGCTTCGCGGTCGCCGCGGTCGCCGTGGGCGGCATCCGGCCTCGGCCCGCCGCGGCCGGGCGCGGGCCGGTCTCCTGGGCGACGCTGCTCGCGGGGCTCACCTACATCCGGTCCCAGCCGGTGGTGCTGGGCGCGATCACCCTCGACCTCGTCGCCGTGCTCCTCGGCGGGGCCACCGCGCTGCTGCCGATCTACGCCCAGGAGGTGCTGCGGGTCGGGCCGCTCGGCCTCGGCCTCCTGCGCAGCATGCCGGCGGCGGGCGGAGTGGCGATGGCGGTCGTTCTGGCCCACCGGCCGCTCGCGCGCCGGGCGGGGCAGCGGCTCCTCCTCGCCGTCGCGGTCTTCGGGGTCGCCACGGTGGGCTTCGGCCTCTCGACCTCCCTGCCCCTCTCCATGGCCTGCCTCTTCGTCACGGGGGCGGCCGACATGGTCAGCGTCTACGTCCGCCAGAGCCTCGTCCAAGGCGAGACGCCGGACGCGATGCGCGGCCGGGTGGCGGCCGTCAACACCGTCTTCATCGGCGCCTCGAACGAACTCGGCGAGTTCGAGTCCGGCACGCTCGCGGCCCTGGTCGGGGCGGTGCCGGCGGTCGTGGCCGGCGGAGTCGCGACGGTGCTGGTCGCCGGCCTGTGGGGCCGCCTGTTTCCGGCCCTGCGCCGGCGCGACCACCTCCTGACCTGA
- the dusA gene encoding tRNA dihydrouridine(20/20a) synthase DusA yields MPSWRFSVAPMMDWTDRHCRAFHRTLTRHARLYTEMVTTGAVLHGPRERLIGFDPAEQPVAIQLGGSDPADLAAAARIAEAEGYAEVNLNVGCPSDRVQDGRFGACLMREPDLVGECVAAMKAAVAVPVTVKCRIGVDDQDPEAALDALARSVARAGVDGLVVHARKAWLQGLSPKENRDVPPLDYGRVHRLKAAHPDLPVAINGGLRSLDEARAQLAHVDGAMLGRAAYAEPALLLAVDPVLFGAPAPVADPFEAVEAFLPYLSARLAEGVRLHAITRHMLGLFNGRPGARAFRRHLSTEGMRASAGTDVLRDAVARVGRRAAEAA; encoded by the coding sequence ATGCCCTCCTGGCGCTTCAGCGTCGCGCCGATGATGGATTGGACGGACCGGCATTGCCGGGCCTTCCACCGCACCCTGACGCGGCACGCCCGGCTCTACACCGAGATGGTCACGACCGGGGCCGTGCTGCACGGGCCGCGCGAGCGCCTGATCGGGTTCGATCCCGCGGAGCAGCCGGTGGCGATCCAGCTCGGCGGCTCCGACCCGGCCGACCTCGCCGCCGCGGCGCGCATCGCCGAGGCGGAGGGCTACGCCGAGGTCAACCTCAATGTCGGCTGCCCCTCGGACCGCGTCCAGGACGGGCGCTTCGGCGCCTGCCTGATGCGCGAGCCGGACCTGGTGGGGGAGTGCGTCGCCGCCATGAAGGCGGCGGTGGCGGTCCCCGTCACGGTGAAGTGCCGCATCGGCGTCGACGACCAGGATCCGGAGGCCGCCCTCGACGCCCTCGCCCGGAGCGTCGCGCGGGCGGGGGTCGACGGGCTCGTCGTGCACGCCCGCAAGGCCTGGCTGCAGGGGCTCTCGCCGAAGGAGAACCGGGACGTGCCGCCCCTCGATTACGGGCGGGTCCACCGGCTGAAGGCGGCGCATCCCGACCTGCCGGTCGCGATCAACGGGGGGCTGCGCAGCCTCGACGAGGCGCGGGCCCAGCTCGCCCACGTGGACGGGGCGATGCTCGGCCGCGCCGCCTACGCGGAGCCCGCCCTGCTGCTCGCGGTCGATCCGGTGCTGTTCGGGGCGCCGGCCCCGGTCGCCGACCCGTTCGAGGCGGTGGAGGCCTTCCTGCCCTACCTGTCGGCCCGGCTCGCCGAGGGCGTGCGCCTCCACGCGATCACCCGGCACATGCTCGGGCTGTTCAACGGCCGCCCCGGCGCCCGGGCCTTCCGGCGCCACCTCTCGACCGAGGGCATGCGGGCGAGCGCCGGGACCGACGTCCTGCGCGACGCGGTGGCCCGGGTCGGCCGGCGGGCGGCCGAGGCGGCCTGA
- a CDS encoding DUF1289 domain-containing protein, with protein sequence MPPPSTPCTRVCVLDPGTGLCEGCGRTRDEIAAWGSLSEPERKRIMALLPGRRRGAEPGRDLRRPAPSPA encoded by the coding sequence ATGCCGCCTCCCTCCACGCCCTGCACCCGCGTCTGCGTCCTCGACCCCGGCACCGGCCTCTGCGAGGGCTGCGGCCGCACCCGCGACGAGATCGCGGCCTGGGGCTCCCTCTCCGAGCCCGAGCGCAAGCGCATCATGGCGCTGCTGCCCGGCCGCCGCCGCGGCGCCGAGCCCGGTCGCGACCTCCGGCGGCCCGCTCCCTCCCCCGCCTGA
- the cobT gene encoding nicotinate-nucleotide--dimethylbenzimidazole phosphoribosyltransferase has product MNAPPPDASPFADIRQLLAGMPGPDEEAARAVAARQAELTKPAGSLGRLETLVAWLAAWQGKPMPSLDRPLVCVFAGSHGVAARGVSAYPSAVNRQMLDNFAAGGAAINQICATYGLGFKVFDLALDLPTGDIAEAEAMTEKACVATMAFGMEAVAAGTDGLALGEMGIGNTTVAAAIYAALYGGEPAGWVGHGTGVDAAGHARKVAAVEAALARHAGHLDDPLQVLARLGGREVAAIAGAILAARLQRVPVVLDGYVACAAAAVLHALDPRALDHCVAGHRSAEGAHGAVLERLGLDPLLALGLRLGEGSGAALALGLLKAALACHRDMATFAQAGVAGPGA; this is encoded by the coding sequence ATGAATGCCCCGCCCCCCGATGCCAGCCCCTTCGCGGATATCCGCCAGCTCCTCGCCGGCATGCCGGGTCCCGACGAGGAGGCGGCGCGGGCCGTCGCGGCCCGGCAGGCGGAGCTGACCAAGCCCGCCGGCAGCCTCGGGCGCCTCGAGACCCTGGTGGCGTGGCTCGCCGCCTGGCAGGGCAAGCCGATGCCGAGCCTCGACCGACCGCTCGTCTGCGTCTTCGCCGGCAGCCACGGCGTCGCCGCCCGCGGCGTCTCGGCCTATCCGTCCGCGGTCAACCGGCAGATGCTCGACAATTTCGCCGCCGGGGGCGCGGCGATCAACCAGATCTGCGCGACCTACGGGCTCGGCTTCAAGGTCTTCGACCTCGCCCTCGACCTGCCGACCGGCGACATCGCCGAGGCCGAGGCGATGACCGAGAAGGCCTGCGTGGCCACGATGGCGTTCGGGATGGAGGCGGTGGCGGCCGGCACCGACGGGCTCGCGCTCGGCGAGATGGGGATCGGCAACACCACGGTCGCGGCCGCGATCTACGCGGCCCTCTACGGCGGCGAGCCCGCCGGCTGGGTGGGGCACGGCACCGGGGTGGACGCGGCGGGCCACGCCCGCAAGGTGGCGGCGGTGGAGGCGGCTCTCGCCCGCCACGCCGGCCATCTCGACGATCCGCTGCAGGTGCTGGCGCGTCTCGGCGGGCGCGAGGTGGCGGCGATCGCCGGGGCGATCCTGGCGGCGCGGCTGCAGCGCGTGCCGGTGGTGCTCGACGGCTACGTGGCCTGCGCGGCCGCCGCGGTGCTGCACGCCCTCGATCCCCGGGCCCTCGACCATTGCGTGGCGGGCCACCGCTCGGCCGAGGGGGCGCACGGCGCGGTGCTGGAGCGGCTCGGCCTCGACCCGCTCCTCGCCCTGGGCCTGCGGCTCGGCGAGGGCTCGGGGGCGGCCCTGGCCCTCGGGCTGCTCAAGGCGGCGCTCGCCTGCCACCGGGACATGGCGACCTTCGCGCAGGCCGGCGTCGCCGGGCCCGGCGCCTGA
- a CDS encoding N-acetylmuramoyl-L-alanine amidase — translation MKPSPESPVATKVVPSPSHGERRRPVDMLLLHYTGMPDAGEALLRLANPLSEVSCHYFVFEDGRVVQMVPEGRRAWHAGEAAWEGERDVNSRSIGVEIAHPGHAGGLPPYPEAQVAAVIALSRDILARWPIRADRVLGHSDVAPARKQDPGETFPWARLHREGIGHFVPPVPIRDGRFFAEGDAGQPIEALQAMFALYGYDQPVTGRFDSGMRAVVEAFQRHFRPERVDGVADSSTITTLRDLLAARPG, via the coding sequence ATGAAGCCGTCTCCCGAGAGCCCCGTCGCCACGAAGGTCGTGCCCTCCCCCAGCCACGGCGAGCGGCGCCGCCCCGTCGACATGCTGCTCCTCCACTACACGGGGATGCCGGACGCGGGCGAGGCGCTGCTGCGCCTCGCCAATCCCCTGTCCGAAGTGTCCTGCCACTACTTCGTGTTCGAGGACGGGCGCGTGGTGCAGATGGTGCCCGAGGGGCGCCGGGCGTGGCACGCGGGCGAGGCCGCCTGGGAGGGCGAGCGCGACGTCAATTCCCGCTCGATCGGCGTCGAGATCGCCCATCCGGGCCACGCGGGCGGGCTGCCGCCCTACCCGGAGGCGCAGGTCGCGGCCGTCATCGCCCTCTCGCGCGACATCCTCGCCCGCTGGCCGATCCGCGCCGACCGCGTCCTCGGCCACTCGGACGTGGCGCCGGCCCGCAAGCAGGATCCCGGCGAGACCTTCCCGTGGGCGCGCCTGCACCGGGAGGGGATCGGCCACTTCGTCCCGCCGGTGCCGATCCGCGACGGGCGCTTCTTCGCCGAGGGCGATGCCGGTCAGCCCATCGAGGCGCTGCAGGCGATGTTCGCCCTCTACGGCTACGACCAGCCGGTGACCGGGCGCTTCGACTCCGGCATGCGGGCGGTGGTGGAGGCCTTCCAGCGCCACTTCCGGCCCGAGCGGGTCGACGGGGTGGCGGATTCCTCCACGATCACGACGCTGCGGGACCTGCTCGCGGCCCGGCCCGGCTGA
- a CDS encoding thiamine pyrophosphate-dependent enzyme, protein MISFSGDGGFAMLVGDFLTLTLAGLPVEVVVRNNGTLGFVEMEMKASGCLDAGTELRNPDFARMAEAAGVLGLRVEDPAEVETALRRALAHDGPALVDVVTNRQELASPPKTTMERAKGFGIYLARAVISGRGDEIVELARTTLFR, encoded by the coding sequence GTGATCTCCTTCTCCGGCGACGGCGGCTTTGCCATGCTGGTGGGCGACTTCCTCACCCTCACGCTGGCGGGGCTGCCCGTGGAGGTGGTGGTGCGCAACAACGGCACCCTCGGCTTCGTCGAGATGGAGATGAAGGCCTCGGGCTGCCTCGACGCGGGCACCGAGCTCAGGAATCCGGACTTCGCCCGCATGGCCGAGGCGGCCGGGGTGCTGGGCCTGCGCGTGGAGGACCCGGCCGAGGTCGAGACCGCGCTGAGGAGGGCCCTCGCCCATGACGGGCCCGCGCTGGTCGACGTGGTCACCAACCGCCAGGAGCTGGCGTCGCCGCCCAAGACCACGATGGAGCGGGCCAAGGGGTTCGGGATCTACCTCGCGCGGGCGGTCATCAGCGGGCGCGGGGACGAGATCGTGGAACTGGCGCGCACCACCCTGTTCCGGTGA
- a CDS encoding adenosylcobinamide-GDP ribazoletransferase, which translates to MAEGAGLRAEGSAMHEADDEFEPPPETGPWPPLLDLAACLRFYSRLPVPALPGEADGHAAPDFRTAPRMLPIAGMLIALPSAVALLGGLGLGLGPFIAGTLAALALTLATGALHEDGLADLADGFGGGADAVRRLDIMRDSRIGTYGAAALILAYALRIGALATLADRIGWRAALVLPAAAALSRTASLWPLFALPPARPDGAAQAVGQPTGATCAVAWALCGALLVGAWALGLPASGLALAGLLAALSAWTMSRMAERLIGGQTGDVIGASQQVAEIAALLALLIAIPR; encoded by the coding sequence ATGGCCGAGGGCGCGGGGTTGCGGGCCGAAGGGTCCGCCATGCACGAGGCGGACGACGAGTTCGAGCCGCCACCCGAGACGGGCCCCTGGCCGCCGCTCCTCGACCTCGCCGCCTGCCTGCGCTTCTACAGCCGGCTTCCGGTCCCGGCCCTCCCGGGCGAGGCGGACGGCCACGCGGCCCCGGACTTCCGCACCGCGCCGCGGATGCTGCCGATCGCCGGAATGCTGATCGCCCTGCCGAGCGCGGTGGCGCTGCTCGGCGGGCTCGGCCTCGGGCTCGGCCCCTTCATCGCCGGCACGCTCGCGGCGCTCGCGCTCACCCTGGCGACCGGCGCGCTGCACGAGGACGGGCTCGCCGACCTCGCGGACGGTTTCGGCGGCGGGGCGGACGCGGTGCGGCGGCTCGACATCATGCGCGACAGCCGCATCGGCACCTACGGGGCCGCGGCCCTGATCCTCGCCTACGCCCTGCGCATCGGCGCGCTCGCCACCCTCGCCGACCGGATCGGGTGGCGCGCGGCCCTGGTCCTGCCCGCCGCCGCGGCCCTGTCGCGCACGGCGTCGCTCTGGCCCCTGTTCGCGCTGCCCCCGGCCCGGCCGGACGGGGCCGCCCAGGCGGTCGGGCAGCCCACGGGCGCCACCTGCGCCGTCGCCTGGGCGCTCTGCGGCGCGCTCCTCGTCGGAGCCTGGGCGCTCGGCCTGCCGGCGAGCGGGCTCGCGCTCGCGGGGCTCCTCGCCGCCCTCTCGGCCTGGACGATGAGCCGCATGGCGGAGCGGCTGATCGGCGGCCAGACCGGCGACGTGATCGGCGCGAGCCAGCAGGTGGCCGAGATCGCCGCCCTGCTCGCCCTGCTGATCGCGATTCCCCGCTGA
- a CDS encoding pyridoxal-phosphate-dependent aminotransferase family protein, whose amino-acid sequence MSHQPGRHFLQIPGPTNVPLPILAATARPVIDHRSAEFGQLGREVLAGIKTIFKTENPVLIYAASGTGGWESALVNTLQAGDRVLMYETGHFAALWERMARKLSLKPEFIRGDWRSGVDVAAIEAHLAGDRQHGIKAVCIVHNETATGTLSDVQGVRAALDRTGHPALLMVDTISSLGSTDYRHDAWGVDVTVGGSQKGLMLPPGLAFNAVSDKALAASRQATLPRAYWDWEDMLAANRTGYFPQTPAINLLYGLKVAIETLHAEGLDAVFARHARAAAATRAAVRHWGFETQCAVPAQASPTVTTVRMPEGHSADAFRALVLERFNMALGSGLGPLADRVFRIGHIGDFNDLTIAGALAGVEMGLAAAGIPHRAGGAAVAQAILGGKVEAFREAAE is encoded by the coding sequence ATGTCCCACCAGCCCGGCCGCCACTTCCTTCAGATCCCGGGGCCGACCAACGTGCCGCTGCCGATCCTGGCCGCGACCGCCAGGCCCGTCATCGACCACCGGAGCGCCGAGTTCGGGCAGCTCGGGCGCGAGGTGCTGGCGGGCATCAAGACGATCTTCAAGACCGAGAACCCGGTCCTGATCTACGCCGCCTCGGGCACCGGCGGCTGGGAATCGGCCCTGGTCAACACGCTCCAGGCCGGCGACCGCGTGCTCATGTACGAGACCGGCCACTTCGCCGCGCTGTGGGAGCGGATGGCCCGCAAGCTCTCCCTCAAGCCCGAATTCATCCGGGGCGACTGGCGCTCGGGCGTCGACGTCGCGGCGATCGAGGCGCACCTCGCCGGGGATCGGCAGCACGGGATCAAGGCGGTCTGCATCGTGCACAACGAGACCGCCACGGGCACGCTCTCGGACGTGCAGGGCGTGCGCGCCGCCCTCGACCGCACCGGCCACCCGGCCCTGCTGATGGTCGACACGATCTCGTCGCTCGGCTCGACCGATTACCGCCACGACGCCTGGGGCGTCGACGTCACGGTGGGCGGCTCGCAGAAGGGGCTGATGCTGCCGCCGGGCCTCGCCTTCAACGCGGTCTCGGACAAGGCGCTCGCCGCCTCGCGGCAGGCGACGCTGCCGCGCGCCTACTGGGATTGGGAGGACATGCTGGCGGCCAACCGCACCGGCTACTTCCCGCAGACCCCCGCGATCAACCTCCTGTACGGGCTCAAGGTCGCAATCGAGACGCTGCACGCCGAGGGCCTCGACGCGGTCTTCGCGCGGCACGCCCGGGCCGCCGCGGCGACCCGCGCCGCCGTGCGGCACTGGGGTTTCGAGACCCAGTGCGCCGTGCCGGCCCAGGCCTCGCCGACCGTGACCACGGTGCGGATGCCGGAGGGCCACTCGGCGGACGCGTTCCGGGCGCTGGTGCTGGAGCGGTTCAACATGGCGCTCGGCAGCGGCCTCGGCCCGCTCGCGGACCGGGTATTCCGGATCGGCCACATCGGCGACTTCAACGACCTGACGATCGCGGGCGCCCTCGCGGGCGTCGAGATGGGCCTCGCGGCGGCCGGCATCCCGCACCGCGCGGGCGGTGCGGCGGTGGCGCAGGCGATCCTCGGCGGGAAGGTCGAGGCCTTCCGCGAGGCCGCCGAGTAG
- a CDS encoding J domain-containing protein, translated as MSHALWGKIGGAGLGLAVGGPLGALLGAVAGHFLLDREGSLFGPTPREVVFTTGLVALAAKMAKSDGVVTPAEVAAFAEVVRVPEAERAGVTRLFDLAKGTTAGFEAYAQQIAEAFREEPRLLEDVLDGLFHIAKADGALHEKEAQYLRAVAEIFGLDEARFACLAARHVRLADDPYEALGVARGLPDPELKARYRALVAENHPDRAVARGLPPAAVAIATRRLAAINAAWDRIAAERGL; from the coding sequence ATGAGCCACGCGCTCTGGGGAAAGATCGGCGGCGCCGGCCTCGGCCTCGCCGTGGGCGGCCCGCTCGGCGCGCTCCTCGGCGCCGTGGCCGGGCATTTCCTGCTCGACCGTGAGGGGTCGCTGTTCGGCCCGACGCCGCGGGAGGTCGTGTTCACCACCGGCCTCGTCGCGCTCGCCGCCAAGATGGCGAAATCCGACGGGGTCGTGACCCCGGCCGAGGTGGCGGCCTTCGCCGAGGTGGTGCGCGTGCCCGAGGCGGAGCGGGCCGGCGTGACCCGGCTGTTCGATCTCGCCAAGGGGACCACCGCCGGCTTCGAGGCCTACGCCCAGCAGATCGCCGAGGCCTTCCGCGAGGAGCCGCGCCTGCTGGAGGACGTGCTCGACGGCCTGTTCCACATCGCCAAGGCGGACGGGGCGCTCCACGAGAAGGAGGCGCAGTACCTGCGCGCGGTGGCCGAGATCTTCGGCCTCGACGAGGCCCGCTTCGCCTGCCTCGCCGCCCGCCACGTGCGGCTGGCGGACGATCCCTACGAGGCGCTCGGGGTCGCGCGCGGCCTGCCGGATCCCGAGCTGAAGGCGCGCTACCGGGCGCTCGTCGCCGAGAACCATCCCGACCGGGCCGTGGCCCGCGGCCTGCCGCCGGCGGCGGTCGCCATCGCCACCCGCCGCCTCGCGGCGATCAACGCCGCCTGGGACCGCATCGCCGCCGAGCGCGGGCTCTGA